A single window of Undibacterium sp. 5I1 DNA harbors:
- a CDS encoding Pls/PosA family non-ribosomal peptide synthetase codes for MSDVPAIDNTSPILYGAFAPELIRQETLADLLEATALAHPDKTALIFADVALSYRVLNERADLVASHLIAAGVRPGHILGLWLPRGIDLLVMQAGIAKAGAAWLPFDADVPVDRIAVCLDDAQAFGILTADALASQLRSTTSTTSTAHQLSPACHIWTAMQLMTAIDAPLLRRQATAPTDPAYVIYTSGSTGKPKGIAITQGSICHFLRSENQVLGITSVDKVYQGFSVAFDMSFEEIWISYLVGATLWIAPKEIAVDPDALPMALIANQVTVLHAVPTLLALFNEDVPSLRLINLGGEMCPESLVTKWSKPGRQMFNTYGPTEATVSASLAVLQPDMPVTIGHPLPNYGLLVIDADVEKGLRLLARGETGELCIFGPGVSDGYLGRPDLTAEKFIANPWSAPSNSLNDQRLYRTGDLARIAEDGSVQCLGRADDQVKIRGFRVELGEIEAVLAQQAGVGTVAVILRSEQGVDQLIAFIVNDSSHVIKPSDLRQALLASLPSYMVPSRYEFLSEMPRLTSGKIDRKTLKAQTLSETVSTEESDLPETPAEEILFAALNKLLPGQAIHRSADFFSDLGGHSLLAARLVSMLRADARYAYFKISDIYQSRLVGTIAGVMTAGAITSENIHTTWEQPSDVKRWICGAAQAVMIPFLVAMRMMQWLAPFFAYHFFTGDPDDSIIRATFLSVGVFLLLTLFEFVIAIAGKWLIVGRLKAGNYPLWGVTYYRWWLADRLVEAAPTYMLSGSSMYAWWLRALGAKIGKDVNIGSITLRSPDLLQIGDGASIGNACNFENARVERGLLRLGKITLGNEAYVGSYSVLEGGTELGNFAHLEGQSALSEGQSIPNDRIWRGSPAADVGVFDPASRPERPVVSELRFFTEAVFFIFGSLLITALFFLPVFPSFITIDWFDNLDSLPWLQSNNMFFQLTKYFILAFPATAILIVCTALLSAGIRWSILPKLKAGTYQVHGNTYCGKWLVNQIQESSLNVLHGVYATVYAPYWYRLLGAKVGRGAEISTALGVVPDMLTLGDDTFIADAVLLGDEEIDGGWMSMQPTVISRRSFVGNGAYIPDGTILPENVLIGVHTSAPRNDQMHEGDTWLGSPPMHLPAREEVKGFPEELTFRPSAMRRLGRGLIEAFRIISPHAMVISVGYTIVLNLMPLAGDDRWGDVAYYLSIAGLWYGVGSFAFVMALKWLFIFRYKKSSMPMWTSFVWLSEGITNLYEGIAVPNFMRYLRGTPWLPLAFNLLGARIGRGVYLDTTDITEFDCVSIGAYSEINALACPQTHLFEDRVMKIDEVIIGERVYMGARSSVLYSAVVGDEAKLGALTLVMKGEFIPAKSSWRGCPAAIAQS; via the coding sequence ATGTCTGACGTGCCAGCGATTGATAACACATCCCCTATTCTTTACGGTGCTTTTGCACCAGAACTGATACGTCAAGAAACGCTGGCGGATCTGCTTGAAGCCACCGCTCTCGCCCACCCCGACAAGACTGCCCTGATTTTTGCTGACGTGGCGCTGAGTTATCGCGTTTTAAACGAGCGAGCCGATCTGGTTGCGTCGCACTTGATCGCGGCAGGCGTCCGGCCAGGACATATTCTTGGCTTATGGCTACCACGCGGCATTGATTTATTAGTCATGCAAGCAGGCATCGCCAAAGCCGGAGCTGCCTGGCTACCGTTTGATGCCGATGTGCCCGTCGACAGGATTGCTGTTTGTCTGGATGATGCGCAGGCATTTGGAATACTGACGGCAGATGCTCTCGCATCTCAGCTACGTTCAACTACCTCAACTACATCAACAGCACATCAACTATCACCTGCTTGTCATATCTGGACTGCAATGCAGTTGATGACGGCCATCGACGCACCACTACTGCGACGCCAAGCGACCGCCCCTACCGATCCGGCCTATGTGATCTACACTTCGGGTTCAACAGGTAAGCCAAAAGGGATTGCGATTACCCAAGGCAGCATTTGTCATTTCTTACGGAGTGAAAATCAGGTTTTAGGCATTACCAGCGTAGACAAGGTGTATCAAGGATTTTCAGTCGCGTTTGATATGTCGTTTGAAGAAATCTGGATCAGCTATCTGGTCGGTGCGACTTTATGGATAGCGCCGAAAGAAATCGCAGTCGATCCGGATGCACTACCAATGGCCTTAATCGCAAATCAGGTCACTGTTTTGCATGCAGTACCGACGTTGCTAGCACTGTTTAATGAGGATGTGCCTAGCCTGCGCCTGATCAATCTGGGTGGTGAAATGTGTCCGGAAAGTCTTGTGACCAAATGGAGCAAGCCCGGACGCCAGATGTTTAATACCTATGGCCCGACAGAAGCAACAGTATCCGCCAGTCTGGCGGTATTACAGCCAGATATGCCAGTGACGATTGGTCACCCGCTACCCAATTACGGTCTGCTGGTGATTGATGCGGATGTGGAAAAGGGTTTGCGGCTATTAGCGCGTGGTGAAACCGGGGAGCTGTGTATTTTTGGCCCGGGCGTATCCGATGGTTATCTGGGACGACCTGACCTGACGGCAGAAAAATTCATCGCCAATCCTTGGTCTGCTCCATCGAACAGTCTCAATGATCAGCGGCTATACCGAACGGGTGATCTGGCACGTATTGCGGAGGATGGCTCGGTCCAATGTTTGGGGCGTGCCGACGATCAGGTCAAAATCCGCGGGTTTCGGGTTGAGTTGGGCGAGATAGAAGCCGTACTGGCGCAGCAAGCGGGTGTTGGTACCGTCGCGGTCATTTTACGTTCAGAGCAAGGTGTTGATCAGTTGATCGCTTTTATTGTGAACGACTCTTCTCACGTGATTAAACCGAGCGACTTACGACAAGCCTTATTGGCAAGCTTGCCTTCGTATATGGTGCCAAGCCGCTATGAATTTTTGAGCGAAATGCCAAGGCTTACTTCAGGCAAGATCGACAGAAAGACACTGAAAGCACAAACGCTTTCAGAAACGGTGAGCACGGAAGAATCCGATCTTCCAGAAACGCCGGCAGAAGAAATTTTATTTGCGGCCTTAAATAAACTTTTGCCAGGACAAGCAATCCACAGAAGCGCCGATTTTTTCTCCGATCTGGGTGGACACTCCTTGCTGGCAGCACGTCTGGTGTCGATGCTGCGAGCAGATGCCCGATATGCCTATTTCAAAATCAGTGACATCTATCAATCACGGCTGGTCGGGACAATTGCTGGCGTCATGACTGCCGGCGCGATTACCTCAGAAAATATTCACACCACTTGGGAGCAGCCATCTGACGTCAAGCGTTGGATATGTGGTGCTGCTCAGGCGGTCATGATTCCCTTTTTGGTGGCCATGCGCATGATGCAGTGGTTAGCGCCTTTCTTCGCTTATCACTTTTTTACTGGCGACCCCGACGACTCGATTATTCGTGCAACCTTTTTATCCGTTGGTGTTTTTTTATTGCTGACCCTGTTTGAGTTTGTAATCGCGATCGCAGGCAAATGGCTGATCGTGGGGCGACTTAAAGCAGGCAATTATCCGTTGTGGGGTGTCACATATTATCGCTGGTGGCTGGCAGACCGGCTGGTAGAAGCAGCACCGACCTACATGCTGAGTGGATCGTCGATGTATGCCTGGTGGCTGCGGGCATTGGGTGCAAAGATCGGTAAGGATGTGAACATCGGCTCGATCACCTTGCGCTCACCTGATTTATTACAAATTGGTGATGGCGCTAGTATTGGTAACGCCTGCAATTTTGAAAATGCCCGTGTTGAACGCGGTCTGCTGCGTTTAGGTAAGATCACGCTGGGCAACGAAGCCTATGTCGGTTCCTATTCGGTTCTGGAAGGCGGTACTGAGCTTGGCAACTTCGCCCATCTGGAAGGTCAGTCTGCGTTGAGCGAAGGTCAATCTATTCCCAATGACAGAATCTGGCGCGGATCGCCTGCGGCTGATGTGGGTGTATTTGATCCGGCATCGCGCCCGGAACGACCAGTTGTATCTGAATTACGATTTTTCACTGAAGCTGTGTTCTTTATTTTTGGTAGCTTGTTGATTACCGCGTTATTTTTCTTGCCAGTGTTCCCTAGCTTTATTACGATCGATTGGTTTGACAATCTGGATAGTTTGCCTTGGCTGCAAAGTAATAATATGTTTTTCCAGCTGACCAAGTATTTCATCCTCGCCTTCCCCGCTACAGCGATCTTGATTGTCTGTACCGCGCTGTTATCGGCCGGTATACGCTGGAGCATTTTGCCGAAATTGAAAGCGGGAACGTACCAGGTACATGGCAATACTTATTGCGGCAAATGGCTGGTCAATCAGATTCAGGAATCGAGCCTGAATGTTTTGCACGGCGTATATGCCACGGTGTATGCGCCTTACTGGTACCGGCTATTGGGCGCAAAAGTGGGACGCGGCGCAGAGATTTCAACCGCCTTGGGCGTCGTGCCAGATATGCTGACACTGGGGGATGACACCTTTATCGCTGATGCAGTTTTATTAGGGGATGAAGAAATTGATGGCGGCTGGATGAGTATGCAGCCGACCGTAATTTCTCGCCGGAGCTTTGTCGGTAACGGCGCGTATATTCCAGATGGCACGATCTTGCCTGAAAACGTTTTGATCGGTGTTCACACCAGTGCGCCGCGCAATGATCAAATGCATGAGGGTGATACCTGGTTAGGTTCGCCGCCTATGCATTTGCCGGCGCGGGAAGAAGTCAAAGGGTTTCCCGAAGAACTCACCTTCCGCCCATCAGCAATGCGTCGTCTTGGTCGTGGTCTGATTGAAGCATTCCGGATTATTTCTCCCCATGCGATGGTAATTTCTGTTGGCTACACCATTGTGCTCAATCTGATGCCTTTGGCCGGTGATGACCGCTGGGGCGATGTCGCCTATTATTTATCGATTGCCGGACTTTGGTATGGTGTTGGCAGTTTTGCCTTTGTCATGGCCTTGAAATGGTTGTTCATTTTCCGCTACAAAAAGAGCAGCATGCCAATGTGGACCTCGTTTGTCTGGCTGTCTGAAGGCATTACCAATTTGTACGAAGGAATCGCTGTCCCCAACTTCATGCGCTATTTGCGCGGTACACCATGGTTGCCATTGGCGTTTAATTTGTTGGGTGCCAGAATTGGTCGTGGTGTTTATCTGGATACGACGGATATTACCGAGTTTGATTGCGTCAGCATCGGTGCATATAGTGAGATCAATGCACTGGCCTGCCCACAAACTCATTTGTTTGAAGACCGCGTGATGAAGATTGACGAAGTTATCATCGGTGAACGCGTCTACATGGGTGCCCGCAGCTCGGTGTTATATAGCGCCGTCGTGGGTGACGAAGCCAAACTCGGCGCGCTGACTCTGGTAATGAAGGGCGAATTTATCCCCGCCAAATCCAGCTGGCGCGGCTGCCCGGCAGCGATTGCGCAATCCTGA
- the chrA gene encoding chromate efflux transporter: MSVSFWVAFRFWLKLGFISFGGPAGQIAVMHQELVENRRWISEKRFLHALNFCMVLPGPEAQQLATYIGWLMHRTWGGVIAGVLFVLPSLFILIFLSWIYIAFGSMPLVVGLFYGIKPAVTAIVVQAAHRIGSRALKNPVLWAIAAASFVAIFAIDMPFPLIVLIAAVIGFLGGRFMPQYFQTGGGHGAAQKHVGAALIDDDTATPAHALFSWRGLCKVAVSGLVLWSVPMALLWMLFGWEHPYTLMAWFFTKAALLTFGGAYAVLPYVYQGAVGHYGWLSASQMVDGLALGETTPGPLIMVVAFVAFVGGYLKALLGTEHLFLAGSVAASLATWFTFLPSFIFILAGGPFIESTHNQLKLTAPLTAITAAVVGVIINLALFFAYNVLWPNGFSGKLDMMSALIGLGAAIALLRFKRNVIHVIIGCALLGLALQYIPAFIK; encoded by the coding sequence ATGTCGGTAAGCTTTTGGGTGGCTTTCCGGTTTTGGTTAAAACTGGGCTTCATCAGTTTTGGCGGCCCCGCAGGCCAGATCGCGGTCATGCATCAGGAACTGGTAGAAAACCGGCGATGGATTAGTGAGAAGCGATTTTTGCATGCGCTCAATTTCTGCATGGTGCTACCTGGTCCGGAGGCACAACAGCTCGCCACGTATATCGGCTGGTTGATGCACCGTACTTGGGGCGGCGTGATCGCCGGCGTGTTGTTTGTGTTGCCATCGCTATTTATTCTGATTTTTTTATCCTGGATTTATATCGCTTTTGGCAGCATGCCGCTGGTGGTTGGTTTGTTTTATGGGATTAAACCTGCTGTAACTGCCATCGTTGTGCAGGCTGCGCATCGCATTGGCTCGCGTGCCTTAAAAAATCCTGTGTTGTGGGCAATCGCCGCAGCGTCTTTCGTCGCAATCTTTGCGATTGATATGCCTTTCCCTTTGATTGTATTGATTGCCGCTGTTATCGGCTTTCTAGGCGGACGCTTTATGCCGCAGTATTTTCAAACCGGTGGCGGTCATGGCGCAGCGCAAAAACATGTTGGTGCTGCATTGATTGACGACGATACTGCGACACCTGCGCATGCTTTATTCAGTTGGAGGGGTTTGTGTAAAGTTGCTGTCTCAGGTTTGGTGCTTTGGAGTGTGCCAATGGCCTTATTGTGGATGCTGTTCGGTTGGGAGCATCCCTATACCCTGATGGCATGGTTTTTTACTAAAGCGGCTTTGCTCACTTTTGGTGGTGCTTATGCGGTGCTGCCTTATGTGTACCAGGGTGCGGTCGGGCATTATGGCTGGCTGAGTGCGTCACAAATGGTCGACGGGCTGGCGCTGGGAGAAACTACGCCGGGCCCCTTGATCATGGTGGTAGCCTTTGTGGCCTTTGTCGGTGGCTATCTGAAAGCTCTGTTAGGAACTGAGCATCTGTTTCTCGCAGGTTCAGTGGCAGCTAGTCTGGCGACCTGGTTCACTTTTTTGCCATCATTTATCTTTATTCTGGCAGGCGGTCCGTTTATTGAATCAACCCATAATCAATTAAAGCTGACGGCACCGTTGACGGCCATTACCGCCGCAGTCGTTGGTGTGATTATCAATCTGGCGTTGTTCTTTGCTTACAATGTGCTGTGGCCTAATGGGTTCAGTGGCAAATTAGATATGATGTCGGCGCTGATCGGGCTTGGTGCTGCAATTGCCTTGCTAAGGTTTAAACGTAATGTGATTCATGTGATTATCGGTTGTGCGTTGCTTGGCTTGGCGCTGCAATATATTCCGGCGTTCATAAAATAA
- a CDS encoding IS30 family transposase, with protein MRYTHLTQDERYQIYALRLEKKTVSEIAAALHRHKSSIHRELKRNTGGSGWRPLQAKKIADERQKNSRNARRIDDNDWLAVSTYLRMDLSPQQAIERLSLERQEKMKISHETVYLRIYADRRAGGTLFKHLRGQKPYRKRYGSGQQRRGMLKNRISIDQRPAIVDQKICLGDWEGDTIIGKKQQGIVITRVDRVSRFTLARQHHSKHAQGVAASIEQLLTPHQQHCHTITFDNGREFAGHESIAAHLQAQVYFAHPYHSWERGLNENTNGLLRYYFPKNTNFKEITQAQLQRAVNQLNHRPRKCLGYRTPFEVFYNLDILPLKLTSRCSS; from the coding sequence ATGCGCTACACACACCTAACCCAAGACGAACGATACCAAATTTACGCACTGCGGTTAGAAAAAAAGACAGTCAGCGAGATTGCTGCCGCACTCCATCGTCATAAGTCCAGCATCCACAGGGAACTCAAGCGCAATACCGGAGGAAGCGGGTGGCGCCCCTTACAAGCGAAAAAAATAGCCGACGAACGACAAAAGAATAGTCGTAACGCACGACGTATTGATGACAACGACTGGCTCGCCGTCTCGACCTACCTGCGCATGGACTTATCGCCGCAGCAAGCAATCGAACGGTTAAGCCTGGAACGGCAGGAAAAAATGAAGATCAGTCATGAAACCGTCTATCTGCGCATCTACGCTGACCGCAGAGCGGGCGGCACTCTCTTCAAGCATCTGCGGGGTCAGAAGCCCTACCGCAAACGCTACGGTAGTGGTCAACAGCGCCGGGGCATGCTCAAGAACCGTATCAGCATTGACCAACGACCCGCGATCGTGGATCAAAAAATCTGCTTAGGCGACTGGGAGGGCGATACGATCATTGGCAAGAAACAGCAAGGTATCGTCATTACGCGGGTCGATCGTGTCTCTCGTTTTACCTTAGCCCGGCAACATCATAGCAAACACGCGCAAGGAGTTGCTGCCAGCATCGAGCAACTGCTCACGCCACATCAGCAGCACTGCCATACCATCACGTTCGATAATGGCAGGGAGTTTGCAGGGCATGAGTCCATCGCAGCACATCTGCAAGCCCAAGTGTACTTCGCTCATCCGTATCATTCCTGGGAGCGGGGGCTCAACGAGAACACGAACGGCTTATTACGATACTACTTTCCAAAGAACACCAACTTCAAGGAAATCACTCAAGCCCAGTTGCAACGGGCAGTCAATCAACTCAATCATCGCCCTAGGAAATGCCTCGGCTATCGAACGCCGTTTGAGGTTTTTTATAATTTGGATATACTCCCCCTAAAACTTACCTCCCGTTGCTCTTCGTAG
- a CDS encoding DsbA family oxidoreductase → MKNHIKIDFVSDVSCPWCIIGLKSLETAIATLGSEVTTDIHFQPFELNPRMAAEGQDINEHLAEKYGATPEQSASNREAIRARGAAEGFVFGMDKRSRIYNTFDAHRLLHWAEIEGKQLALKHALFAAYFTDGDNPSDHETLIRIAESVGLDKIAARAILNSELYADDVRALEKLYLSRGINSVPAVIINDKHLISGGQTSDVFERALKQIVAMA, encoded by the coding sequence ATGAAAAATCACATCAAAATTGACTTTGTTTCTGACGTATCTTGTCCTTGGTGCATCATCGGACTGAAATCATTAGAGACCGCAATTGCAACTTTGGGTAGCGAGGTCACGACTGATATCCACTTTCAGCCGTTTGAATTAAACCCGCGCATGGCGGCGGAAGGTCAAGATATCAATGAACATTTGGCGGAAAAATATGGCGCCACACCAGAACAATCCGCAAGTAACCGGGAGGCAATCCGTGCCCGCGGTGCGGCGGAAGGATTTGTTTTTGGGATGGATAAAAGAAGCCGTATCTACAACACCTTTGATGCGCATCGCTTGTTGCACTGGGCCGAGATTGAGGGCAAGCAACTGGCGTTGAAGCACGCCTTATTTGCCGCCTACTTTACGGATGGCGACAATCCTAGCGATCACGAAACCTTGATCCGTATCGCAGAAAGTGTCGGATTAGACAAGATCGCAGCGCGTGCGATTTTAAACTCTGAGTTGTATGCTGATGATGTCAGAGCGTTAGAGAAATTATATTTAAGCCGTGGCATTAACTCGGTTCCGGCAGTCATCATCAATGATAAACATTTGATTTCAGGCGGACAAACCTCCGATGTATTTGAGCGCGCGTTAAAACAAATTGTAGCGATGGCCTGA
- a CDS encoding ProQ/FinO family protein: MTTSTSVVTEVTASDAVNPAHTATELADVVAVATTTAVATSDQPATTSTAPTATPNQLARKLLKKLQTEFSVFDEHLPLAIGIDKQLQKKMPELDRKVLRIALGIHTNSVRYLFNAAKAQKRVDLEGKEVDAITEEHRTHASGILRERSKKNADARKLKANAERIQKQEAEAERQRQDKLNQLAAKFART, translated from the coding sequence ATGACCACATCGACATCAGTAGTAACAGAAGTAACCGCGTCAGACGCAGTTAACCCAGCACATACAGCAACGGAATTAGCAGACGTAGTTGCGGTAGCAACGACAACAGCAGTTGCAACGTCAGATCAACCAGCAACAACGTCGACCGCGCCAACTGCTACGCCAAACCAGCTTGCTCGTAAATTGTTGAAAAAACTGCAAACTGAGTTCTCCGTGTTTGATGAACATCTGCCTTTGGCAATTGGTATTGATAAACAATTACAGAAAAAAATGCCAGAGCTGGATCGCAAAGTGTTACGAATCGCCCTGGGCATTCATACCAACTCTGTACGCTATTTGTTTAATGCTGCCAAAGCACAAAAACGTGTGGATCTGGAAGGCAAAGAAGTTGATGCCATCACAGAAGAGCATCGCACTCATGCGTCAGGTATTCTGCGCGAGCGTTCCAAGAAAAATGCAGATGCACGCAAACTCAAAGCCAATGCCGAGAGAATACAAAAGCAAGAAGCCGAGGCAGAGCGCCAACGTCAGGACAAGCTGAATCAACTGGCGGCTAAATTTGCCCGCACCTGA
- a CDS encoding GIY-YIG nuclease family protein, with amino-acid sequence MSWFLYLLECNDGSIYTGITTNVEKRYATHVSGKGARYTRSHPPQKILAVFEYDDRSSASKAEHATKKLSAQQKRALSNSLI; translated from the coding sequence ATGTCATGGTTTCTCTATCTGTTGGAATGTAATGATGGCAGCATCTACACGGGCATTACGACCAATGTAGAGAAACGATATGCCACCCATGTCAGTGGCAAAGGCGCACGTTATACCCGCTCACACCCGCCACAAAAAATACTTGCTGTCTTTGAATACGATGACCGGTCATCCGCATCAAAAGCAGAACACGCTACCAAAAAACTGAGCGCACAACAGAAGCGCGCGTTGTCAAACTCATTAATTTGA
- a CDS encoding DUF938 domain-containing protein gives MKPIIDMTTNMTNKLFSAACERNADPILLTITPFLNNSKTVFEIGSGTGQHAVYFGARLPHITWQCSDRIQNHPSISAWQEEAKLPNLLAPLCLDIGHSAWPENKFDAVYTSNTCHILSWQEVQIMFEGVASILVERGYFFIYGPFNYDGQFTSASNAQFDASLKSQAPHMGIRAIEDIIALANQHQLQLQEDFAMPANNRLLVLQKINLKR, from the coding sequence TTGAAACCCATCATTGATATGACTACCAATATGACGAATAAGTTGTTTTCTGCCGCCTGTGAACGTAACGCTGATCCAATCTTACTAACGATTACTCCGTTTTTAAATAACAGCAAAACGGTGTTTGAGATCGGTAGTGGTACAGGTCAGCATGCAGTCTATTTTGGAGCGCGTTTGCCGCATATCACGTGGCAATGCAGTGACCGGATACAAAACCACCCCAGCATCAGCGCCTGGCAAGAAGAGGCAAAACTCCCCAACTTGTTAGCACCATTATGTTTAGACATCGGCCATTCAGCTTGGCCAGAGAACAAATTTGATGCAGTTTATACCTCTAATACTTGCCATATCTTGTCATGGCAAGAGGTGCAAATCATGTTTGAAGGCGTAGCATCTATCTTGGTGGAGCGGGGATATTTTTTTATCTACGGTCCGTTTAACTATGACGGACAATTCACCAGCGCCAGCAATGCGCAATTTGACGCTTCGTTAAAATCACAAGCCCCACATATGGGCATCCGCGCGATCGAAGATATTATTGCGCTGGCAAATCAACACCAGTTACAACTGCAAGAAGATTTTGCAATGCCAGCCAATAATCGCCTTTTAGTTTTGCAAAAAATAAATTTAAAACGATAG
- a CDS encoding transposase, whose amino-acid sequence MNPTQRLLIMQRWNLLQHDLLPEIKQQCGSLTPKLEKLIHVLDWVRIEEFVSDQWQGIGRKPHDRGALASAFIAKAVLGLNTTAALIERLTMDRSLKRLCGFEMWKEVPNEATFSRAFGEFAQAKLAEKVHEALIKSYLGDSLIGHISRDGTAIAAREKPKKHMKVVSVEKAQKQRRGRPKKGEIRPPKEEKVTKIGWQLTQTLPSIVNALPKECDRGTKCNAQGYKVSWNGYKLHIDTADCGVAISALLTSASVHDSQTAVPLATMTAARVTNLYDLMDAAYCSEELRAHSKSLGHVPLIDHNARGGEKKPFAPHEQQRYKERTQAERTNGRLKDEFGGTTVRVRGSEKVMSHLMFGLLVLTADQLMRLFT is encoded by the coding sequence ATGAATCCTACACAACGCCTGCTGATAATGCAACGCTGGAATTTACTGCAACACGATTTGCTACCGGAGATAAAACAGCAATGCGGGTCACTGACGCCGAAGCTGGAAAAATTGATTCATGTACTAGACTGGGTGCGCATCGAAGAATTTGTGTCGGACCAATGGCAAGGGATAGGACGCAAACCGCATGACCGTGGTGCATTGGCCAGCGCCTTCATCGCCAAAGCTGTGTTGGGGCTCAATACAACAGCGGCCTTAATAGAACGATTGACGATGGATCGCAGTTTAAAACGGCTGTGCGGCTTTGAGATGTGGAAAGAAGTTCCGAATGAAGCCACTTTTTCGCGCGCCTTTGGCGAATTTGCCCAAGCCAAATTAGCGGAGAAAGTGCACGAAGCGCTGATCAAGAGTTATTTAGGCGACAGCCTCATTGGACACATCAGCCGTGACGGCACGGCGATTGCGGCGCGCGAGAAGCCGAAGAAACACATGAAAGTTGTTTCCGTAGAAAAGGCCCAAAAGCAGCGCCGTGGACGGCCAAAGAAAGGCGAGATAAGGCCGCCAAAGGAAGAGAAAGTGACCAAGATAGGCTGGCAGTTGACGCAAACTTTACCGAGCATCGTCAATGCTTTACCCAAAGAGTGTGACCGCGGCACTAAATGCAATGCGCAAGGTTATAAAGTGAGTTGGAACGGCTACAAGCTGCATATCGACACCGCTGACTGCGGCGTTGCCATCAGTGCGCTATTGACCAGCGCCTCGGTGCACGATAGTCAAACGGCGGTGCCGTTAGCAACGATGACGGCCGCACGAGTAACGAATTTGTACGATTTGATGGATGCAGCGTATTGCAGTGAAGAGTTAAGGGCACACAGCAAAAGTCTTGGCCACGTGCCATTAATTGATCACAACGCACGCGGCGGGGAGAAGAAACCGTTCGCCCCGCATGAACAACAGCGTTATAAAGAACGCACGCAAGCTGAACGTACCAATGGCAGGCTGAAAGACGAATTTGGTGGCACGACAGTACGGGTGCGTGGTAGCGAAAAAGTGATGTCGCATTTGATGTTTGGTTTATTGGTATTGACCGCAGATCAGTTGATGCGTTTATTTACGTAA